A single window of Mycolicibacterium aurum DNA harbors:
- a CDS encoding TauD/TfdA dioxygenase family protein: protein MRVTVLNPLGANVTGVRVDSLDRRHVSRLRELLADHGVLILRNQAADDDALVRFLRSFGDIVFTTGETPVPTHPELNVVSNVGRSRPPRSSFHVDTSYVRVPPAYTALRAVAIPARGGQTLFSNQYRAGDTLPEDVRADLAGRVVTHVATGVSLSEDDESRAEHQLLRRHPVNGRTSLYLSTPKRCISISGMSPEQSARTIANLFEMSTRPDNVLRHEWSAGDVVIWDNRCVMHRADHSGVVGDRVMHRGMVTDAGAPPRPRP from the coding sequence GTGCGCGTCACCGTCCTGAACCCGTTGGGCGCCAACGTGACCGGGGTCCGTGTCGATTCTCTGGACCGTCGGCACGTGAGCCGGCTGCGTGAGCTGCTGGCCGACCACGGCGTCCTGATCCTGCGCAACCAGGCGGCCGACGATGACGCGCTTGTGCGGTTCCTTCGTAGTTTCGGCGACATCGTCTTCACCACAGGCGAGACGCCGGTGCCCACCCATCCCGAGTTGAACGTGGTCAGCAATGTGGGCCGCAGCCGTCCCCCGCGGTCGAGTTTCCACGTCGACACCAGCTATGTGCGCGTGCCGCCCGCCTACACCGCGCTGCGCGCGGTGGCGATACCCGCCCGGGGTGGCCAGACGCTGTTCAGCAACCAGTACCGGGCCGGTGACACGCTGCCCGAAGATGTCCGGGCCGACCTGGCGGGGCGCGTCGTGACCCATGTGGCGACCGGTGTCTCTCTGAGCGAGGACGACGAGTCACGCGCCGAGCACCAGCTGCTGCGACGACATCCGGTCAACGGCCGGACCTCGCTGTATCTGTCGACGCCGAAACGGTGTATCTCGATCAGCGGCATGTCACCGGAGCAGTCGGCGCGGACGATCGCGAACCTGTTCGAGATGTCCACCCGCCCCGACAACGTTCTTCGGCACGAGTGGTCCGCCGGCGATGTCGTGATATGGGACAACCGCTGTGTGATGCACCGGGCGGACCATTCCGGCGTCGTCGGCGACAGGGTGATGCACCGCGGCATGGTGACCGACGCGGGCGCCCCTCCGAGACCTAGACCGTGA
- the sufD gene encoding Fe-S cluster assembly protein SufD, with translation MTQNLTEAAEGIIRNKGELFSSFDVNAFEVPGGRDELWRFTPLKRLRGLHDGSAVATGTATIEVNGGPGVTVDTVQRGDQRLGQGGVPSDRVAAQAFSAFDSATVVTVARNTEVAEPIEIGITGPGEGQVAYGHLQIRVEELARAIVVVDLRGSGTYADNVEIIVGDSAGLGVIWIADWADDTVHVSAHHAKLGKDAVLGHVNVTLGGDVVRTTAAVRFTGPGGDAKMLGTYFADDGQHFESRLLVDHAQPNCKSDVLYKGALQGDPDSDKPDAHTVWIGDVLIRAAATGTDTFEVNRNLVLTDGARADSVPNLEIETGEIVGAGHASATGRFDDEQLFYLMCRGIPEAQARRLVVRGFFGEIIAKIAVPAVRERLTDAIERELAITESKAAQ, from the coding sequence GTGACTCAGAATCTGACTGAAGCAGCCGAAGGGATCATCCGCAACAAGGGCGAGCTGTTCTCGTCCTTCGATGTCAATGCCTTCGAGGTGCCCGGCGGCCGCGACGAGTTGTGGCGGTTCACTCCGCTGAAGCGACTGCGTGGTCTGCACGACGGCTCCGCGGTCGCCACGGGTACCGCGACCATCGAGGTCAACGGGGGTCCCGGCGTCACCGTGGACACCGTCCAGCGCGGCGACCAACGGCTCGGCCAGGGCGGGGTGCCCTCCGACCGCGTTGCCGCCCAGGCGTTTTCGGCGTTCGACTCCGCGACGGTCGTCACCGTGGCGCGCAACACCGAGGTGGCCGAACCGATCGAGATCGGCATCACCGGACCCGGTGAGGGCCAGGTCGCGTACGGGCACCTGCAGATCCGCGTCGAAGAACTGGCCCGCGCCATCGTCGTCGTCGATCTGCGGGGCAGCGGAACCTACGCCGACAACGTCGAGATCATCGTCGGTGACTCGGCGGGCCTCGGCGTGATCTGGATCGCCGACTGGGCCGACGACACGGTGCATGTCAGTGCCCACCACGCGAAACTCGGCAAGGACGCGGTGTTGGGACACGTCAACGTGACGCTCGGCGGGGACGTCGTGCGGACCACGGCCGCAGTGCGTTTCACCGGGCCCGGCGGCGACGCCAAGATGCTCGGCACGTACTTCGCCGACGACGGCCAGCACTTCGAGTCGCGCCTCCTGGTCGACCACGCGCAGCCGAACTGCAAGTCCGATGTGTTGTACAAGGGTGCGCTGCAAGGTGATCCGGATTCGGACAAGCCCGATGCGCACACCGTGTGGATCGGCGACGTGTTGATCCGCGCCGCTGCCACCGGGACCGACACCTTCGAGGTGAACCGGAACCTGGTACTCACCGACGGTGCCCGCGCCGATTCCGTGCCGAACCTGGAGATCGAGACCGGCGAAATCGTCGGTGCCGGACATGCCAGCGCCACGGGACGTTTCGACGACGAGCAGTTGTTCTACCTCATGTGCCGGGGCATTCCCGAAGCCCAGGCCCGCCGCCTGGTGGTACGCGGTTTCTTCGGCGAGATCATCGCCAAGATCGCCGTCCCCGCCGTGCGTGAGCGCCTCACCGACGCCATCGAACGCGAACTAGCTATCACGGAATCGAAAGCAGCCCAGTAA
- a CDS encoding helix-turn-helix transcriptional regulator, protein MRHTGVVKIRPGNSTAPTPAPSVAADGDTRGAIIKLLLESGPTTAGHIGERLGLSAAGVRRHLDALIDAGDAQANAAAAWQQEGRGRPAKRYQLTAAGRAKLQHTYDDLASAAMRQLREIGGDDAVRTFARRRIDTILATVEPAGGPADDDVEAAADRIADALSVAGYATTTTRVTGPANGVQICQHHCPVSHVAEEFPELCEAEQQAMAEVLGTHVQRLATIVNGDCACTTHVPLSPAGR, encoded by the coding sequence TTGCGTCACACTGGTGTTGTGAAAATCCGTCCCGGCAACTCGACTGCGCCCACGCCGGCGCCGTCCGTTGCTGCCGACGGTGACACCAGGGGCGCGATCATCAAGCTCCTGCTGGAATCCGGCCCCACCACCGCAGGCCACATCGGCGAACGTCTCGGTTTGTCCGCCGCGGGCGTGCGCAGGCACCTCGACGCCCTCATCGACGCGGGGGACGCGCAGGCCAACGCTGCTGCCGCGTGGCAGCAGGAGGGGCGGGGCAGGCCGGCCAAGCGCTATCAGCTGACGGCCGCCGGCCGCGCGAAACTCCAGCACACCTACGACGACCTCGCCTCCGCGGCGATGCGTCAGCTCCGTGAGATCGGTGGCGACGACGCCGTCCGGACCTTCGCCCGCAGGCGGATCGACACCATCCTCGCCACGGTCGAACCCGCCGGTGGTCCCGCAGACGACGACGTGGAGGCAGCGGCCGACCGGATCGCCGACGCGCTCAGTGTCGCCGGTTATGCCACCACCACCACGCGTGTCACCGGTCCCGCCAACGGTGTCCAGATCTGTCAGCACCATTGCCCGGTCTCGCACGTCGCCGAGGAGTTCCCCGAGCTGTGCGAGGCCGAACAGCAGGCGATGGCCGAGGTGCTGGGTACTCACGTCCAACGACTGGCAACGATCGTCAACGGCGATTGTGCCTGCACCACCCACGTCCCACTGAGCCCGGCCGGACGGTAG
- the mptB gene encoding polyprenol phosphomannose-dependent alpha 1,6 mannosyltransferase MptB, whose protein sequence is MAARQHSLSRSIAGLHGDERTVGIPLRRAELVAMRRTRIFGATGTVLMAIGALGAGARPVVQDPTFGVRLLNLPSRIATVSLTMTTTGAVMMALAWLMLGRFTLGERKMTRGQIDHTLLLWAIPLLIAPPMYSKDVYSYLAQSEISLQGNDPYKVGPAPGLGLDHVFTLSVPSMWRDTPAPYGPLFLWIGRGISQLTGENIVEAVLFHRLVVLLGVGMIVWATPRLARRCGVAEVSALWLGPANPLLFMHLVAGIHNEALMLGLMLAGTEFALRGIDAAAPLIPRPLTWPRVRVQWARWYPMAALLTGTVLITLSSQVKLPSLLALGFVAMALAHRWGGTVKALLIASGALGAVALAVMALIGWASGLGFGWLFTLGTANVVRSWMSPPTLLALGTGQIGILLGLGDHTTAILALTRAMGVSLIAVIVLWLLFAVLRGRLHPVGGLGVALGATLLLFPVVQPWYVLWAIIPLAAWATRPRFRITAIVFTLVVGIFGPTANGDRFALFQIALATLASTVILLLLVGLTYRRLPWRPLPDEPPEEPSQPPAPPTAKPDAYAESP, encoded by the coding sequence GTGGCAGCCCGCCAGCACTCCCTCAGCAGGTCGATCGCCGGCCTGCACGGCGATGAGCGCACCGTCGGTATCCCACTGCGCCGTGCCGAACTGGTCGCGATGCGCCGGACGCGCATCTTCGGAGCGACCGGCACGGTGCTGATGGCGATCGGTGCACTGGGCGCCGGGGCGCGACCGGTGGTCCAGGACCCGACCTTCGGCGTCCGGCTGCTCAATCTGCCGTCGCGCATCGCGACGGTTTCGCTGACGATGACGACAACCGGCGCGGTCATGATGGCCCTGGCCTGGCTGATGCTGGGCCGATTCACCCTCGGCGAACGCAAGATGACCCGCGGCCAGATCGACCACACCCTGCTGCTGTGGGCCATTCCGTTGCTGATCGCGCCGCCCATGTACAGCAAGGACGTCTACTCCTATCTGGCGCAGAGCGAGATCTCGCTGCAGGGCAACGATCCCTACAAGGTCGGACCCGCCCCGGGGCTGGGCCTCGACCATGTCTTCACGCTGTCGGTACCGAGCATGTGGCGGGACACCCCGGCCCCCTACGGACCGTTGTTCCTCTGGATCGGGCGCGGGATCTCGCAGTTGACCGGGGAGAACATCGTCGAGGCCGTGCTCTTTCACCGGCTGGTGGTGCTTCTCGGTGTCGGGATGATCGTCTGGGCCACTCCGCGCCTGGCCCGCCGCTGCGGGGTGGCCGAGGTCAGCGCGCTCTGGCTGGGGCCGGCCAACCCGTTGCTCTTCATGCACCTGGTCGCCGGTATCCACAACGAGGCCCTGATGCTGGGGCTGATGCTGGCGGGTACCGAGTTCGCGCTGCGCGGGATAGACGCGGCGGCGCCGCTGATCCCGCGCCCGCTGACCTGGCCGCGCGTCCGGGTCCAGTGGGCGCGGTGGTACCCGATGGCGGCATTGCTCACCGGGACCGTGCTCATCACGCTGTCCTCACAGGTCAAATTGCCGTCACTGCTGGCGCTGGGATTCGTCGCGATGGCGCTGGCGCACCGGTGGGGTGGCACCGTCAAGGCCCTGCTCATCGCCAGCGGTGCGCTGGGCGCGGTCGCGCTGGCAGTGATGGCCCTGATCGGCTGGGCCAGCGGGCTCGGCTTCGGCTGGTTGTTCACGCTCGGCACCGCCAACGTCGTGCGCAGCTGGATGTCTCCCCCCACCCTGCTCGCGCTGGGCACTGGGCAGATCGGGATTCTGCTCGGCCTGGGCGACCACACCACCGCGATCCTGGCGCTGACCCGCGCCATGGGTGTGAGCCTCATCGCGGTGATCGTCCTCTGGCTGCTGTTCGCGGTGCTGCGCGGCCGCCTCCATCCGGTCGGCGGCCTGGGCGTCGCGCTGGGCGCGACCCTGCTGCTCTTCCCCGTGGTGCAGCCGTGGTACGTGCTGTGGGCAATCATCCCGCTCGCGGCGTGGGCGACCCGGCCCCGCTTCCGGATCACCGCAATCGTCTTCACCCTGGTCGTCGGCATCTTCGGTCCGACGGCCAACGGTGATCGGTTCGCGCTGTTCCAGATCGCGCTGGCGACGTTGGCCAGCACCGTGATTCTGCTTCTGCTTGTCGGGCTGACCTATCGCAGGCTGCCGTGGCGGCCGCTGCCCGACGAGCCGCCCGAGGAACCCTCGCAGCCACCGGCGCCACCGACTGCGAAGCCCGACGCCTACGCTGAGTCTCCGTGA
- the sufC gene encoding Fe-S cluster assembly ATPase SufC — protein sequence MTTLEVKDLHVSVVSAEDGTDIPILKGVNLTVKSGETHAVMGPNGSGKSTLSYAIAGHPKYTVTSGSITLDGEDVLEMSIDERARAGLFLAMQYPIEVPGVSMSNFLRTAATAVRGEAPKLRHWVKEVKTAMSDLGIDPAFSERSVNEGFSGGEKKRHEILQLGLLKPKIAILDETDSGLDVDALRVVSEGVNRYAEAEHAGVLLITHYTRILRYIQPQFVHVFFDGRIIESGGPELADELEQNGYERFTQAASAGA from the coding sequence ATGACCACTCTTGAAGTCAAGGATCTCCACGTCAGCGTCGTCTCTGCCGAGGACGGGACCGACATCCCGATCCTCAAGGGCGTCAACCTCACCGTGAAGTCGGGGGAGACCCACGCGGTGATGGGGCCCAACGGTTCCGGCAAGTCCACGCTGTCCTACGCCATCGCCGGACATCCGAAGTACACCGTGACGTCCGGTTCGATCACCCTCGACGGCGAAGACGTCCTCGAGATGAGCATCGACGAACGCGCCCGCGCCGGCCTGTTCCTGGCCATGCAGTACCCGATCGAAGTGCCGGGGGTGTCGATGTCGAACTTCCTGCGCACCGCCGCCACCGCCGTGCGGGGCGAGGCGCCCAAGCTGCGGCACTGGGTCAAAGAGGTCAAGACCGCCATGAGCGATCTGGGCATCGACCCGGCGTTCTCCGAGCGCAGTGTCAACGAAGGTTTCTCCGGCGGCGAGAAGAAGCGCCACGAGATCCTGCAGCTGGGCCTGCTCAAGCCGAAGATCGCGATCCTCGACGAGACCGACTCGGGGCTCGACGTCGACGCACTGCGCGTCGTCAGCGAGGGCGTCAACCGTTACGCCGAGGCCGAGCACGCGGGCGTCCTGCTGATCACCCACTACACCCGCATCCTGCGCTACATCCAGCCGCAGTTCGTGCACGTGTTCTTCGACGGCCGGATCATCGAATCCGGCGGGCCCGAACTCGCCGACGAGCTCGAGCAGAACGGATACGAGCGCTTCACACAGGCTGCATCCGCAGGAGCCTGA
- a CDS encoding D-alanine--D-alanine ligase family protein → MSLQTVLHLVGSPVDEFHAELSRLYAGASIAALDDPRRYRTRIAYVAPGGRWCFPDDLSPEGLSAAVDMSLPQALSHIDQLSVDVMVPQMFCLPGMTAYRSLFDVLGVPYLGSSGDVMAIGADKARTRAIVGAAGVSVPEGRIVRDRTRTDLTYPVVVKPVSADNSVGVSYVRCDEDYGPAVDDALAYGDGALVESYVELGREVRCGIVVRDGNPVCLPLEEYTVDATTKPIRTREDKLARTDTGALYLVAKDDDHAWTVPVEDPVTERVWDAALACHDALGCRQYSLFDFRIDPHGRPWFLEAGLYCSYAPGSVVVTMARAAGIGLDQLFADALAELDRGRTACASPS, encoded by the coding sequence GTGTCGTTGCAGACCGTGCTGCACCTCGTCGGGTCGCCCGTCGACGAGTTCCACGCCGAGCTGTCGCGGCTGTACGCGGGTGCGAGCATCGCCGCGCTGGACGATCCGCGCCGCTACCGAACCCGTATCGCGTACGTCGCTCCCGGGGGCCGCTGGTGTTTTCCCGACGACCTCTCGCCCGAGGGGCTGTCGGCGGCGGTCGATATGTCACTGCCGCAGGCTCTCTCACACATCGACCAGTTGTCGGTCGACGTGATGGTGCCGCAGATGTTCTGCCTGCCCGGGATGACGGCGTACCGGTCGCTGTTCGACGTCCTCGGTGTGCCGTACCTGGGCAGCAGCGGTGACGTGATGGCCATCGGCGCCGACAAGGCAAGGACGCGCGCCATCGTCGGCGCTGCAGGCGTCAGCGTCCCGGAAGGACGCATTGTGCGGGACCGCACCCGCACCGACCTGACGTACCCGGTGGTGGTCAAACCGGTGTCGGCGGACAACTCCGTGGGGGTCTCCTACGTGCGGTGCGACGAAGACTACGGGCCCGCGGTCGACGACGCACTGGCCTACGGCGACGGTGCACTGGTCGAGTCCTACGTCGAATTGGGCCGGGAAGTGCGGTGCGGCATCGTCGTTCGCGACGGCAACCCCGTCTGCCTTCCACTCGAGGAGTACACCGTCGACGCCACGACGAAGCCGATCCGCACGCGTGAGGACAAGCTGGCCCGCACCGACACGGGGGCGCTGTATCTGGTGGCCAAGGACGACGATCACGCGTGGACGGTGCCGGTCGAGGATCCTGTGACCGAGCGGGTGTGGGACGCCGCCCTCGCGTGCCATGACGCGCTCGGATGCCGGCAGTACAGCCTGTTCGATTTCCGCATCGACCCGCACGGCCGGCCGTGGTTCCTGGAAGCCGGGCTGTACTGCTCGTACGCGCCGGGCAGTGTGGTCGTCACCATGGCACGCGCGGCCGGAATCGGTCTGGACCAGTTGTTCGCCGACGCACTGGCTGAACTCGACCGAGGCAGGACAGCGTGCGCGTCACCGTCCTGA
- a CDS encoding metal-sulfur cluster assembly factor, translating into MTAPNDELLADIEEAMRDVVDPELGINVVDLGLVYGVGVEDGDAGQVALIDMTLTSAACPLTDVIEDQTRTALVGASLVNDIKINWVWNPPWGPDKITDDGREQLRALGFTV; encoded by the coding sequence ATGACTGCACCCAATGACGAGCTGCTCGCCGACATCGAGGAGGCCATGCGCGACGTCGTCGATCCCGAGCTCGGGATCAATGTCGTGGACCTCGGCCTCGTCTACGGCGTAGGGGTCGAGGACGGCGACGCCGGTCAGGTCGCGCTGATCGACATGACCCTCACCTCGGCAGCCTGCCCGTTGACCGACGTGATCGAGGACCAGACCCGCACGGCGCTTGTCGGCGCCAGCCTGGTCAACGACATCAAGATCAACTGGGTGTGGAACCCGCCGTGGGGCCCCGACAAGATCACCGATGACGGCCGCGAACAACTGAGGGCGCTGGGCTTCACGGTCTAG
- the sufU gene encoding Fe-S cluster assembly sulfur transfer protein SufU: protein MRLEQIYQEVILDHYKHPHRRGLREPFAAEVHHVNPTCGDEVTLRVSLSDDGDTVTDISYDGQGCSISQASTSVLTDQVIGQSVGDALKTVAAFSEMVSSRGKIDGDEDVLGDGIAFAGVSKYPARVKCALLGWTAFKAALADAHTTDSPEEN from the coding sequence ATGCGGCTCGAGCAGATCTACCAGGAAGTGATCCTGGACCACTACAAGCACCCGCACCGGCGGGGACTGCGGGAACCGTTCGCCGCCGAGGTGCACCACGTCAATCCCACGTGTGGCGATGAAGTCACGCTGCGGGTGTCGCTCTCTGACGACGGCGACACCGTCACCGACATCTCCTACGACGGCCAGGGATGTTCGATCAGCCAGGCGTCCACGTCGGTGCTCACCGACCAGGTGATCGGACAGAGTGTCGGGGATGCGCTCAAGACGGTGGCGGCGTTCTCGGAGATGGTGTCGTCCCGCGGAAAGATCGACGGCGACGAAGATGTACTGGGCGACGGCATCGCCTTCGCCGGGGTTTCCAAGTACCCGGCACGGGTCAAGTGTGCGTTGCTGGGCTGGACAGCGTTCAAAGCGGCGCTGGCCGATGCTCACACGACTGATAGTCCTGAGGAGAACTGA
- a CDS encoding cysteine desulfurase, translated as MTAAQTVDLVAIRADFPILSRVMRGGSQLAYLDSGATSQKPLAVLDAERDFLLNSNGAVHRGAHQLMEESTDAYEQGRADIAAFVGADADELVFTKNATEAINLVSYALGDSRFENAVGPGDVIVTTELEHHANLVPWQELARRTGATLKWYGVTDSGRIDLDSLQLDERVKVVAFSHHSNVTGAIAPVAELVARAKAVGALVVLDACQSVPHQPVDFHGLGVDFAAFSGHKMLGPTGIGVLYGRRDLLNALPPFLTGGSMIETVTMETTTYAPAPQRFEAGTPMTSQVVGLGAAARYLRDIGMTAVEQHERDLVAAALDGLAGIEGVRIIGPASMEDRGSPVSFVVDGVHAHDVGQVLDDDGVAVRVGHHCAWPLHRRFGIAATARASFAVYNTTDEVDRLVSGVRRAVEFFG; from the coding sequence GTGACGGCCGCGCAGACAGTGGATCTGGTTGCTATCAGGGCGGATTTCCCGATCCTGAGTCGGGTGATGCGCGGCGGTTCGCAACTGGCCTACCTCGACTCCGGAGCGACGTCGCAGAAGCCGCTGGCTGTGCTCGACGCCGAGCGGGACTTCCTGCTCAACTCCAACGGCGCCGTGCACCGGGGAGCGCACCAGCTCATGGAGGAGTCGACCGACGCCTACGAGCAGGGGCGTGCGGACATCGCGGCGTTCGTCGGCGCCGACGCCGACGAGCTGGTGTTCACCAAGAACGCCACCGAGGCCATCAATCTGGTCTCGTATGCGTTGGGCGACAGCCGGTTCGAGAATGCCGTCGGGCCGGGCGACGTCATCGTCACCACCGAACTCGAACATCACGCCAACCTGGTGCCCTGGCAGGAGCTGGCGCGGCGCACGGGCGCGACACTGAAGTGGTACGGCGTCACCGATTCCGGCCGCATCGATCTCGATTCGCTGCAGCTCGACGAACGCGTCAAAGTCGTTGCCTTCAGCCATCATTCGAACGTGACCGGTGCCATTGCGCCGGTGGCCGAGCTTGTCGCCCGGGCCAAGGCGGTCGGGGCGCTGGTGGTGCTGGACGCGTGCCAGTCGGTTCCGCATCAGCCGGTCGACTTCCACGGCCTCGGCGTCGACTTCGCGGCGTTCTCCGGGCACAAGATGCTGGGGCCCACGGGTATCGGCGTGCTGTACGGCCGGCGTGACCTATTGAACGCCCTGCCCCCGTTCCTGACCGGCGGATCGATGATCGAAACCGTCACGATGGAGACCACCACCTACGCGCCTGCACCCCAGCGGTTCGAGGCGGGCACGCCGATGACGTCGCAGGTCGTCGGCCTCGGTGCCGCCGCGCGGTATCTGCGCGACATCGGGATGACCGCGGTCGAGCAACACGAGCGCGACCTGGTGGCTGCCGCGTTGGACGGGCTTGCGGGTATCGAGGGTGTCCGGATCATCGGGCCTGCCTCGATGGAAGACCGTGGCTCGCCGGTGTCTTTCGTGGTCGACGGTGTGCACGCCCATGACGTGGGCCAGGTGCTCGACGACGACGGAGTGGCGGTCCGGGTGGGGCATCACTGCGCGTGGCCGCTGCACCGCAGGTTCGGCATCGCCGCCACCGCGCGCGCGTCGTTCGCGGTGTACAACACGACCGACGAAGTGGACCGGTTGGTGTCGGGCGTGCGCCGGGCCGTCGAGTTCTTCGGGTAG
- the sufB gene encoding Fe-S cluster assembly protein SufB has protein sequence MTLTPEVKPEALTQEETIASLGKYGYGWADSDVAGASAQRGLSEAVVRDISAKKSEPEWMLDIRLKALRTFGKKPMPNWGSDLDGIHFDNIKYFVRSSEKQAATWDDLPADIKNTYDKLGIPEAEKQRLVSGVAAQYESEVVYHSIREDLEALGVIFLDTDTALKEHPELFKEYFGTVIPAGDNKFSALNTAVWSGGSFIYVPKGVHVDIPLQAYFRINTENMGQFERTLIIVDEDAYVHYVEGCTAPIYKSDSLHSAVVEIIVKPGGRCRYTTIQNWSNNVYNLVTKRARAEAGATMEWVDGNIGSKVTMKYPAVWMTGEHAKGEVLSVAFAGEGQHQDTGAKMLHLAPHTSSNIVSKSVARGGGRASYRGLVQINKGAYGSKSSVKCDALLVDTISRSDTYPYVDIREDDVTMGHEATVSKVSEDQLFYLMSRGMTEDEAMAMVVRGFVEPIAKELPMEYALELNRLIELQMEGAVG, from the coding sequence ATGACACTCACACCGGAGGTCAAGCCAGAAGCGCTGACCCAGGAGGAGACCATCGCCTCCCTGGGCAAGTACGGCTATGGCTGGGCTGATTCCGACGTCGCGGGAGCCAGCGCGCAACGGGGGCTGTCCGAAGCCGTGGTCCGCGACATCTCGGCCAAGAAGAGCGAGCCCGAGTGGATGCTCGACATCCGGCTCAAGGCGCTGCGCACCTTCGGCAAGAAGCCGATGCCGAACTGGGGCTCAGATCTCGACGGCATCCACTTCGACAACATCAAGTACTTCGTGCGCTCCAGCGAGAAGCAGGCCGCCACGTGGGACGACCTGCCCGCCGACATCAAGAACACCTACGACAAGCTCGGCATCCCCGAGGCGGAGAAGCAGCGCCTGGTCTCCGGCGTCGCCGCGCAGTACGAGTCCGAGGTGGTCTACCACTCGATCCGCGAGGATCTGGAGGCGCTCGGTGTCATCTTCCTCGACACCGACACCGCGCTCAAGGAGCACCCGGAGCTGTTCAAGGAGTACTTCGGCACGGTGATCCCGGCCGGCGACAACAAGTTCTCGGCACTGAACACCGCGGTGTGGTCGGGCGGCTCGTTCATCTACGTGCCCAAGGGCGTGCACGTCGACATTCCGCTGCAGGCCTACTTCCGGATCAACACCGAGAACATGGGCCAGTTCGAGCGGACGCTGATCATCGTCGACGAGGACGCCTACGTGCACTACGTGGAGGGCTGCACGGCGCCGATCTACAAGAGCGACTCGCTGCACAGCGCCGTCGTCGAGATCATCGTCAAGCCGGGCGGCCGCTGCCGGTACACCACCATTCAGAACTGGTCGAACAACGTCTACAACCTGGTCACCAAGCGTGCCCGGGCCGAGGCCGGCGCCACCATGGAGTGGGTCGACGGCAACATCGGCTCCAAGGTCACGATGAAGTACCCCGCGGTCTGGATGACCGGTGAGCACGCCAAGGGCGAGGTGCTCTCGGTGGCATTCGCCGGCGAAGGGCAGCACCAGGACACCGGCGCGAAGATGCTGCACCTGGCACCGCACACGTCGTCCAACATCGTGTCCAAGTCGGTGGCCCGCGGCGGCGGCCGGGCGTCCTACCGTGGTCTGGTTCAGATCAACAAGGGTGCCTACGGCTCCAAGTCGAGTGTCAAATGTGATGCGCTGCTGGTCGATACGATCAGCCGCTCCGACACCTATCCCTACGTCGACATCCGTGAGGACGACGTGACGATGGGCCACGAGGCCACGGTGTCGAAGGTCAGCGAGGACCAGCTGTTCTACCTGATGAGCCGCGGCATGACCGAGGACGAGGCCATGGCCATGGTGGTGCGCGGCTTCGTCGAGCCGATCGCCAAGGAACTTCCGATGGAGTACGCGCTGGAGCTCAACCGGCTGATCGAGCTGCAGATGGAAGGCGCGGTCGGTTAA